The proteins below come from a single Rosa rugosa chromosome 2, drRosRugo1.1, whole genome shotgun sequence genomic window:
- the LOC133729550 gene encoding MLO-like protein 12 — protein sequence MAGEEVSSESTTLESTPTWAVATVCFVLIFISILIEHLLHLLAHYFNKIRRKSLILALDKIKSELMLLGFISLLLTVGQKPIANICIPKAAGESFLPCQSYTLSEDIVEETKCAEQGKVSLMSRSGANELQYFIFVLALFHVLSCVLTSTLGFAKMKSWQSWEAETRTMEYQFSYDPRRFQLAHQTSFGKRHLKCWSDHRILRWPACFARQFFSSVSKVDYFTLRHGFITAHFAEGSNFDFHKYIRRALEKDYGVVMTTSWWIWMYSVFVIFLNAHGFYNYLWVPFIPLLMLLLVGTKLQGIITKMCVDSHDKSHVVRGTLLVKPSDHFFWFGWPKLLLHILHFILYQNSFQLAFFTWTWYKFGLKSCFHRETEDIVIRLAMGIMVQILCGYVTLPLYALVTQMGTSMRKAVFTETVVTGLKKWRGRARKNLALKSSARMSLDASLQTSLSLDTTLSFNHIDASASFSTVDFDAEYVAVEIMDNAGNVVQGKQVPEGEDRDQKPGPSFDGFDLSSSKKSQR from the exons ATGGCCGGAGAGGAAGTCAGTAGTGAAAGCACCACACTTGAATCAACACCAACATGGGCTGTCGCCACCGTCTGCTTCGTTTTGATTTTCATCTCCATTCTCATCGAGCATTTGCTTCATCTTTTAGCCCAT TATTTCAACAAGATAAGGAGGAAGTCTCTCATTCTCGCTCTTGATAAGATCAAATCAG AGTTGATGTTGCTGGGGTTCATTTCTTTGCTGCTAACCGTGGGGCAAAAGCCGATTGCCAACATCTGCATCCCGAAAGCTGCCGGAGAGTCTTTTCTTCCTTGCCAGAGCTACACCTTGAGTGAAGATATTGTGGAGGAAACGAAATGTGCAGAGCAGGGAAAGGTTTCATTGATGTCGAGGTCCGGTGCCAATGAGCTTCAATACTTTATTTTTGTGCTCGCACTGTTCCACGTCTTGTCTTGCGTTCTCACTTCCACTCTTGGTTTTGCCAAG ATGAAGAGCTGGCAGTCTTGGGAGGCAGAAACCAGAACCATGGAGTATCAATTTTCTTATG ATCCAAGGAGATTTCAGCTGGCACACCAAACCTCATTTGGGAAGAGACATTTGAAATGTTGGAGTGACCACAGAATACTCCGTTGGCCG GCCTGTTTTGCAAGGCAGTTCTTCAGTTCTGTTTCCAAAGTGGATTATTTCACTCTTCGACACGGATTCATAACG GCTCATTTTGCAGAAGGAAGCAATTTTGACTTCCACAAATATATCAGAAGGGCTTTGGAGAAAGATTATGGAGTAGTTATGACTACAAG CTGGTGGATTTGGATGTACTCAGTCTTCGTCATATTCTTGAATGCACATG GATTTTATAATTATCTATGGGTACCGTTCATTCCTTTACTG ATGCTATTGCTTGTGGGAACAAAGCTACAAGGCATCATAACGAAGATGTGTGTAGATAGCCATGATAAATCTCATGTTGTAAGAGGGACTTTGCTTGTGAAGCCCAGTGACCACTTTTTCTGGTTTGGCTGGCCCAAATTGCTTCTCCATATTTTGCACTTCATACTGTATCAG AATTCATTTCAATTGGCATTCTTCACTTGGACTTGG TACAAATTTGGTTTGAAATCATGCTTCCACCGAGAAACTGAGGATATAGTAATACGGCTGGCCATGGGTATCATGGTACAAATCCTGTGTGGCTATGTAACTCTACCTCTTTACGCATTGGTCACTCAG ATGGGTACGTCGATGAGAAAAGCTGTCTTCACGGAGACGGTGGTTACCGGACTGAAAAAATGGAGAGGAAGAGCCAGGAAGAACCTTGCTCTTAAGAGCTCGGCACGAATGTCGTTGGATGCTTCCCTTCAAACCTCACTCTCACTAGACACTACACTTTCTTTCAATCACATTGATGCTTCGGCTTCTTTCTCCACCGTGGATTTCGACGCTGAATATGTAGCAGTAGAAATAATGGACAATGCTGGAAATGTTGTACAGGGAAAACAAGTACCGGAGGGGGAGGATCGAGACCAGAAGCCTGGACCATCATTTGATGGTTTTGATTTGAGTAGTAGTAAAAAATCTCAAAGATGA
- the LOC133729551 gene encoding glutaredoxin-C9-like: protein MQAIPYGSWASDAPALHVSTREEVSVSSPVSTVAATVQKLVSENAVIVVGRRGCCMSHVVTRLLLGHGVNPAVFDVDEDDEAAVVVELRKRMTIVGDESVINNWPQFPVVFVGGKLFGGLERVMATHISGELVPVLKEAGALWL, encoded by the coding sequence aTGCAAGCAATTCCATACGGATCGTGGGCGTCAGATGCCCCGGCGCTGCATGTGTCGACACGGGAGGAGGTTTCGGTATCTTCTCCCGTGTCGACGGTCGCAGCTACCGTTCAAAAGCTGGTATCGGAGAATGCGGTTATAGTCGTTGGGAGGCGCGGCTGCTGCATGAGCCACGTGGTGACGCGGTTGTTACTCGGTCACGGCGTGAATCCCGCGGTTTTCGACGTGGACGAGGACGACGAGGCCGCTGTTGTCGTTGAGCTACGTAAGAGGatgacgatcgttggagatgaGAGTGTTATTAACAATTGGCCGCAGTTTCCGGTGGTTTTTGTCGGCGGGAAGTTGTTTGGTGGGTTGGAGAGGGTTATGGCGACGCATATTTCCGGCGAGCTAGTTCCGGTGTTGAAAGAAGCTGGAGCTCTCTGGCTTTGA
- the LOC133729553 gene encoding thioredoxin-like protein YLS8, which yields MSYLLPHLHSGWAVDQAILAEEERLVVIRFGHDWDETCMQMDEVLANVAETLKNFAVIYLVDITEVPDFNTMYELYDPSTVMFFFRNKHIMIDLGTGNNNKINWALKDKQEFIDVVETVYRGARKGRGLVIAPKDYSTKYRY from the exons ATGTCGTATCTGCTTCCACATCTTCACTCCGGCTGGGCCGTCGACCAGGCTATTCTCGCCGAGGAGGAGCGTCTCGTCGTCATCCGGTTCGGCCACGATTGGGATGAGACTTGTATGCAG ATGGATGAAGTGCTAGCAAATGTTGCGGAGACTCTTAAGAACTTTGCTGTGATTTACCTTGTGGACATCACTGAGGTTCCTGATTTCAACACCATGTATGAGTTGTATGACCCTTCAACAGTCATGTTCTTCTTCAGAAACAAGCACATTATGATTGATCTTGGCACTGGGAACAACAACAAGATCAACTGGGCTCTCAAGGACAAGCAGGAGTTCATTGACGTTGTGGAGACTGTGTACCGTGGCGCGAGGAAGGGACGTGGTCTGGTGATTGCTCCCAAGGATTACTCAACCAAGTACCGCTACTAA
- the LOC133729554 gene encoding uncharacterized protein LOC133729554: protein MFRMFRGGNASDASPESSSSPSSSSSPSPPQPSRPVTGPARPIRLVYADEKGRFRMDPEAVAVLQLVKEPIGVVSVCGRARQGKSYILNQILGRSSGFQVASTHRPCTKGLWMWSAPLKRTALDGTEYNLLLLDTEGIDAYDQTGTYSTQIFSLAVLLSSMFIYNQMGGIDEASLDRLALVTQVTKHIRVKASGGRTTASEIGQFSPVFVWLLRDFYLDLVEDGRKITPREYLETALRPFEGKQDVAAKNEIRDSIRALFPDRECFTLLRPVDKEEELRRLDQIQLNKLRPEFRSGLDALTSFVFKRTRPKQVGATMMTGPVLVGILQSYLDALNNGAVPTISSSWQSVEEAECRRAYDSAVDAYRSAFDRSKLPEEAALREAHEEAVQKSLAAFNDCAVGGGPTRKKYEGNLHKQLKKKFEDYKKNAYMEAELQCVNAIQRMEGKLRSTCHASDANIDNVLKVLGDLMSEYEKASRGPLKWQQLAFFLRKSLEGPILDLIMRQINKVESQNGTLRLRSRAMEDELGLLKKRAEESKQSKMEYVKRYEDALNDKNKLNDEYNVRFNNLQGNNTSLRDQCASLRKSLDSVKAEAGEWQRKYEHVLSKQKAEEDQAGSEIAVLKSRCSAGEARLAAAKEQAQSAQEEAEDWKRKYDIAFREAKAALEKAAIVQERSSKETQRREDALREEFTSSLAAKEEDIKEKTAKIEYAEQCLTTLKMELKAARSKIDSYDAEISSGKLEIKELSRKLEAANDKANSFEREKKILEQEKIHLKQTYETEIKRLDEVQERCKIAEKEATRATDIADKARAQADMAQKEKGDMQRLAIERLAQIERAERHIESLQREKRDLEVELDGIRASERGAHHKISLLEARVEEREKEIESLLESNNEQRTSTVQVLQGLLDSERAAHADANNRAEALSHQLQSAQAKLDKLQQELTSVRLNETALDSKLRTASHGKRSRVDDYDMDVDSVQDGELSDRILRVNKKSRSTTSPLKHVQTEDGGSVFRGDEDSRSQQTNPEDYTKFTVQKLKQELTKHNFGAELLQLRNPNKREILTLYEKCILQKS, encoded by the exons ATGTTTCGGATGTTCAGAGGAGGCAACGCCTCCGATGCCTCGCCGGAATCTTCCTCCTCTCCGTCGTCGTCGTCCTCGCCTTCGCCGCCGCAGCCGtcgcggccggtgaccgggccgGCGAGGCCGATTCGACTCGTCTACGCCGACGAGAAAGGGAGGTTCCGGATGGATCCGGAAGCCGTCGCGGTGTTGCAGCTCGTTAAGGAGCCGATTGGTGTCGTCTCCGTCTGCGGTCGCGCTCGCCAGGGCAAGAGCTATATTCTCAACCAG ATTCTTGGAAGGAGTAGTGGATTTCAAGTAGCATCGACTCATCGCCCATGTACTAAAGGACTATGGATGTGGAGTGCACCCTTGAAGAGAACTGCCCTTGATGGAACTGAATACAATCTCTTATTGTTGGATACTGAAGGAATAGATGCTTATGATCAGACA GGAACGTACAGCACACAAATATTTTCCTTGGCTGTTCTCTTATCCAGCATGTTCATTTATAATCAG ATGGGTGGTATAGATGAAGCTTCACTTGATCGTCTTGCTCTTGTCACCCAAGTGACCAAACATATCCGTGTTAAAGCCTCTGGAGGAAGAACCACAGCCTCTGAAATTGGGCAGTTCTCCCCAGTTTTTGTCTGGCTTCTAAGG GACTTCTATCTCGACTTAGTAGAGGATGGTAGAAAGATAACACCCCGTGAGTATCTAGAGACTGCTTTGAGGCCTTTTGAAGGAAAACAAGACGTAGCTGCCAAAAATGAG ATACGGGACTCCATTAGAGCTCTATTTCCAGATAGAGAATGCTTCACCCTTTTGCGGCCTGTGGACAAGGAAGAGGAGCTCCGGAGACTCGATCAAATTCAG TTGAACAAGTTAAGGCCTGAGTTTAGGTCAGGGCTGGATGCTTTGACAAGTTTTGTTTTTAAACGAACGAGGCCCAAGCAAGTTGGGGCCACTATGATGACAGGGCCAGTtctagttggtatccttcagtCCTATCTTGATGCTCTTAATAATGGTGCAGTGCCTACCATCTCATCTTCATGGCag AGTGTCGAAGAAGCAGAGTGCCGAAGAGCATATGATTCTGCTGTTGATGCTTATAGGTCTGCTTTTGACCGTTCAAAGTTGCCTGAAGAA GCTGCACTGAGGGAGGCTCATGAAGAGGCAGTCCAAAAATCACTGGCTGCTTTTAACGATTGTGCTGTAGGGGGTGGTCCAACAAGGAAAAAATATGAAGGGAATCTTCACAAACAGCTCAAAAAGAAATTTGAA GATTATAAGAAGAATGCATATATGGAGGCAGAGTTGCAATGTGTAAATGCTATACAAAGGATGGAAGGGAAGCTGAGGAGCACTTGCCATGCTAGTGATGCTAATATTGATAATGTTCTGAAG GTTCTTGGTGACCTTATGTCCGAGTATGAAAAGGCAAGTCGGGGTCCACTAAAATGGCAGCAACTGGCTTTCTTTTTAAGAAAGAG TTTGGAAGGTCCAATTCTTGATCTCATCATGAGGCAAATCAACAAAGTTGAATCACAGAATGGCACCTTGAGGTTGAGATCCCGTGCCATGGAAGATGAGTTGGGTTTACTGAAAAAGCGGGCAGAGGAAAGCAAGCAGTCTAAGATGGAGTATGTCAAACGCTACGAGGACGCTCTCAATGACAAGAACAAGCTAAATGATGAATACAATGTCCGTTTTAACAACTTGCAAGGAAATAATACTTCTCTGCGAGATCAGTGTGCTAGCTTGCGTAAGAGTTTGGATTCTGTAAAAGCAGAAGCAGGGGAATGGCAAAGAAAATATGAGCATGTTCTCTCCAAGCAGAAGGCTGAGGAAGATCAAGCTGGTTCCGAAATCGCGGTTCTCAAGTCTCGATGCAGTGCTGGCGAAGCAAGGCTGGCTGCtgcaaaggaacaagctcagtCTGCCCAAGAGGAGGCAGAGGACTGGAAACGCAAATATGACATTGCTTTTAGAGAGGCAAAAGCTGCTCTAGAGAAGGCAGCAATTGTCCAAGAACGTTCCAGTAAGGAAACACAAAGGAGAGAAGATGCTTTGAGGGAAGAATTCACGAGTAGTTTGGCTGCGAAg GAGGAAGACATAAAGGAAAAGACAGCAAAGATTGAATATGCTGAGCAGTGCTTAACGACTCTAAAAATGGAACTAAAG GCTGCCAGGTCCAAAATTGATAGTTATGATGCTGAAATATCATCAGGAAAGCTTGAAATCAAGGAGCTGAGCAGAAAATTAGAAGCTGCAAATGACAAGGCCAATTCATttgaaagagaaaagaagataCTGGAGCAGGAGAAGATCCATCTAAAGCAGACGTATGAAACTGAGATCAAAAGATTGGATGAAGTCCAAGAAAGGTGTAAAATTGCTGAAAAAGAAGCCACTAGAGCAACTGATATTGCTGATAAAGCACGAGCTCAAGCAGACATGGCTCAAAAGGAAAAGGGGGACATGCAGAGGCTGGCAATAGAAAGGTTGGCTCAAATTGAGAGGGCTGAGAGGCATATTGAAAGTCTACAGAGGGAGAAAAGAGACTTGGAAGTTGAGTTGGACGGAATCCGTGCATCAGAAAGGGGAGCTCATCACAAAATTTCTCTACTGGAGGCAAGAGTTGAAGAAAGGGAGAAAGAAATAGAATCATTATTGGAGTCGAACAATGAGCAGAGAACTAGTACAGTTCAAGTCCTTCAAGGTCTTCTGGACAGTGAACGTGCAGCACATGCAGACGCAAACAATAGGGCAGAAGCCCTCTCTCATCAGCTACAATCTGCACAAGCAAAACTCGATAAACTCCAGCAAGAATTGACTTCTGTTCGCCTGAATGAAACTGCATTGGATAGTAAGCTTAGGACTGCTTCACATGGGAAGCGTTCAAGGGTAGATGACTATGACATGGACGTGGACTCTGTTCAAGACGGGGAATTGAGTGACCGGATCTTAAGAGTAAATAAGAAGTCTAGGAGTACTACTAGCCCTCTGAAGCATGTGCAAACAGAAGATGGTGGTTCAGTATTCCGGGGAGATGAGGATAGCCGCAGTCAGCAAACCAATCCAGAAGATTACACAAAGTTCACAGTCCAGAAACTGAAGCAAGAGCTAACAAAGCATAATTTTGGTGCTGAGCTGCTGCAGTTAAGGAACCCCAACAAAAGGGAGATCCTCACACTATATGAGAAGTGCATTCTTCAAAAGTCGTGA